CAAACTCTAGACTTCAATTTATTCAAGGTGACGGATACTAAGGTTAAGACATCTGCTTCTGCGACTACAGCTGCAGCTCCGGACAAAGTGGGGTTCCAAGTTAACATGTCTAATTTTTCTGCTTCTAATTGAGGTTGAGCTATATAAGCGCCATCGAAATCGATTTTAGCTCTAGACCACTTGATACCGACGTAAGGCGAGATAAAGTTAAGTCTATAAGCTAGAGCCAGTCCTACTTGCCACTCGCTGTAATTTACTGAGACAGACTTAGTTTTAGTTAGGTCTGGGACAACAATTCCGCTTACTGTTTTATTGGGTAGAGGAATTTTAGCGTCTTCCCCGACGAAACCTTTAGGGTGGGCGATAGAGAATTGAGCGACGTTAGAGACGACGTTGATTTGAGAGATTTCAGGTTTGGCTTGAGCATATTGGAATTCTGCACCTAGTGTAGCGCACCCACATTCCCAAAGGGCCCCTCTAGTGCCGATACTCCAAGAAAATTCTGCGTCCGTGTAGAGCTCTACAAAAGCATTACCTATAGATGCATTAGGTCTATCTCCAGTTGCTGTTGCTGCTCCGCTTTTTCCAATAAGTCCGATAAGGTTAAAAGCAGCTGAAGAGCCTTTGATGTAGGCATTAGTGGTGCCCAGGGTACAGAAGACATCAAAACGATCCCAGATATTGAGAGCGAGGTAGCCTGCATTGGTATAGAGCTCGGACTGCGTCATATTTTTATGCAAAGCTACGTTAGGGCGGGATTCAGCGGAGTTTACAGTTGACTGATTAGTTGTGATGGAAGCGCTCATGCCTTCGAAGGTGCTGGGTACATCGGTTTTAAGGAGTCTATTGAAGACGTAGTCGCCGAAGAAGCCCGCGCGTAAAGAGAGAGCGTCGCACCAAGTGGAGCAAGGGTCGCAAGGATCTCCGCTAGCTCCTTCCCATAATACTCCATCTATTAATAGGCTAAGCGTGCCAAGGTATATTGACCAGAATACTTATCCCCTAGCATAAGCTAGGGGATGCAAAACTATTAGTGTTTAATATCAAGGACTTTCAAATCAGTGTCGGAAGAAACGGGTTGAGGAACTTTTTGACACTCAGGAGCACATCGAGGAGCCACTTCTAGAGAAGCTTTTTCTGCTTCCCAATTGTATCTGTATCCTTCTTTGTTAGTTAGCAATGTACCTTCCTCGAAACTTGTTATAACCTTAGGCTTGATAAACATCATAATGTTTCTTTTTTGCCTTTGGTCAATAGTTCTTGAGAACAAGCCTCGGAGAAGAGGTATTGAACTCAACACAGGAACCCCAGAAGATATTTTGGTTGTTTTGTCCCTAATGTGTCCACTCATAACGAGGAAGCACCCATCTGGCACTTGCAATCTAGTGGAAGCGTAAGTCTTATCCGTCGTAGGAGTCAATGTAGCTCCCGCGGAGTGAATTTCTGATATGGTTTGCTCTATTTGCAAAGTGACAACATTGTTAGGAGCAATTGTAGAAGTCACTACAAGATTAACTCCAATGTCTTCATACTCGATATTCTGAGTAACAGACCCTGTTTCTTGAATAATAGTATTTGTTGTCTGATAAGGAATAGTTTGTCCCACAAAGAACGATGCTCTTTGAGTATCTTGAGTCATAATGCGAGGATTCAAAACTATGACTGTATCTCCGTCTTGATCCAAAGCACTGAGCAACCCACCAAGTGTCAGGAATGACTTTCCTTTATGGCTCAAAACATTTCCTATAATACCCAATCCGAATGCCGAAGATAGATTAACCATGTCGGAAAATCCTCCAAGCTGTCCAGGTGTAGGTAGTGGCAACGCTGCCGCTGCAGGGGATCCTGGAGGCGCTGCTGCCCTGGAGGCAGACGAAATTGTTGGGGAAGGAGGAGCATTGCTAAGCAACCCAGAAGCATAAGCCAACTTGCTTTGCTCATCCCCTAGAGCTATCCATTGCACTCCAAAATCCCAAGAATTTTCCAAACTTGTTTCAAGAATGAGGACCTCAATGTAAACCTGTTTTGGAGGAAGATCTAAACCATTGAGAAGGCTAACCACCTTATCGACGTTTGCCTGATTCC
This sequence is a window from Chlamydiifrater volucris. Protein-coding genes within it:
- a CDS encoding porin, which encodes MYLGTLSLLIDGVLWEGASGDPCDPCSTWCDALSLRAGFFGDYVFNRLLKTDVPSTFEGMSASITTNQSTVNSAESRPNVALHKNMTQSELYTNAGYLALNIWDRFDVFCTLGTTNAYIKGSSAAFNLIGLIGKSGAATATGDRPNASIGNAFVELYTDAEFSWSIGTRGALWECGCATLGAEFQYAQAKPEISQINVVSNVAQFSIAHPKGFVGEDAKIPLPNKTVSGIVVPDLTKTKSVSVNYSEWQVGLALAYRLNFISPYVGIKWSRAKIDFDGAYIAQPQLEAEKLDMLTWNPTLSGAAAVVAEADVLTLVSVTLNKLKSRV